The Triticum aestivum cultivar Chinese Spring chromosome 3A, IWGSC CS RefSeq v2.1, whole genome shotgun sequence genome includes a region encoding these proteins:
- the LOC123062746 gene encoding zinc finger protein STOP1 homolog — protein sequence MRKSSEISMKASSSMASDASGNTDPGQQGARFSSMDQSCFARPGQSIPGYPPFFGPQSSNFYLPDDSVAKACDPFEPNPPQNNPVADWDPQAMLSNLTFLEQKIKQVKDIVQSMGNRGSQDVGGSCELAAKQQLVTADLTSIIIQLISTAGSMLPSMKTPLLSSNPAVRQLNTPGSPMGFGSIVNQRPSTVREEMVPDITKTPDYEDLMNTLNPAHDEKDDLIKCPNPCVGEGPEPVPMEDHDVKESDDGGEAEHLPPGSYVVLQLEKEEILAPHTHFCVICGKGFKRDANLRMHMRGHGDEYKTPAALAKPMRDSVSDPTPVTRYSCPYVGCKRNKEHRKFQPLKTILCVKNHYKRSHCDKRYTCSRCNTKKFSVIADLKTHEKHCGRDKWLCSCGTTFSRKDKLFGHVALFQGHTPALPMDDIKATGASEQRSEAMDDMVGSTGYNFPGSTSDGIPNLDMKVADDTRGYFSPLNFDPCFGALDDFARPGFDISENPFSFLPSGPGSCSFGQLSGDS from the coding sequence ATGAGAAAAAGTTCAGAAATTTCCATGAAAGCTTCGTCGTCGATGGCAAGCGACGCTTCAGGGAACACTGACCCTGGCCAACAGGGTGCTCGTTTCAGTTCCATGGACCAGTCTTGCTTTGCAAGACCTGGCCAGTCAATCCCTGGCTACCCCCCATTCTTTGGCCCTCAGTCTTCCAACTTTTACCTTCCTGATGACAGTGTGGCTAAAGCGTGTGATCCGTTCGAGCCGAATCCTCCTCAGAACAATCCTGTGGCAGATTGGGACCCTCAGGCCATGCTGAGCAACCTAACCTTCCTTGAGCAGAAGATCAAGCAGGTGAAAGATATCGTGCAGTCCATGGGTAACCGAGGGAGCCAAGATGTTGGTGGTTCCTGCGAGCTTGCCGCAAAGCAGCAGCTCGTCACCGCTGATCTCACTTCCATCATAATTCAGCTCATCTCGACTGCCGGCTCCATGCTTCCTTCCATGAAGACCCCGCTGCTTAGCAGCAATCCAGCGGTCAGGCAGCTCAACACGCCTGGTTCTCCCATGGGCTTTGGCTCGATTGTGAATCAGCGGCCAAGCACAGTCAGGGAGGAGATGGTTCCTGACATTACCAAGACCCCTGACTATGAGGATCTGATGAATACCCTTAATCCAGCCCATGATGAAAAGGATGATCTGATCAAATGCCCAAATCCTTGTGTTGGGGAAGGGCCTGAGCCGGTTCCGATGGAAGACCATGACGTGAAGGAGAGCGATGATGGTGGCGAGGCAGAGCATCTCCCCCCTGGTTCTTATGTGGTCTTGCAATTGGAGAAGGAGGAGATTTTAGCACCACACACTCATTTCTGTGTGATATGTGGCAAGGGTTTCAAGAGGGATGCTAACCTAAGGATGCACATGAGGGGCCATGGAGACGAGTACAAAACTCCCGCAGCTCTTGCCAAACCCATGAGAGATTCTGTCTCAGATCCTACACCAGTTACAAGGTACTCGTGCCCATATGTCGGTTGCAAGCGCAACAAAGAGCACAGGAAGTTCCAGCCCCTCAAGACAATCTTGTGTGTGAAGAACCACTACAAGAGAAGCCATTGCGACAAGAGGTATACCTGCAGCCGATGCAACACCAAGAAGTTCTCAGTCATTGCGGACTTGAAGACTCATGAGAAGCACTGTGGGCGTGACAAGTGGCTCTGCTCATGTGGAACAACTTTCTCAAGAAAGGACAAGCTGTTCGGCCATGTCGCGCTTTTCCAAGGGCACACACCTGCTCTTCCAATGGATGATATTAAAGCAACAGGAGCATCGGAGCAGAGGAGCGAGGCGATGGACGACATGGTGGGGAGCACAGGGTATAACTTCCCAGGCAGCACGTCTGATGGTATTCCGAATCTAGACATGAAAGTTGCCGATGACACACGTGGTTATTTCTCTCCCTTGAACTTCGACCCCTGCTTCGGCGCCCTCGATGACTTCGCCCGACCTGGATTCGACATCTCCGAGAACCCCTTCTCCTTCCTGCCTTCAGGACCGGGTTCTTGCAGCTTTGGGCAGCTTAGTGGAGACAGCTGA
- the LOC123062747 gene encoding uncharacterized protein → MSLACLVCHGMSSPSQSFRSYSVSSSEEENRCGAAVACLSRKILAAGPANCVGTSKVTPVMATGQGIEGAPRLQRSRAVSRDLVRDWNFDEIVVGN, encoded by the coding sequence ATGAGTCTAGCGTGTCTCGTATGCCATGGCATGAGCAGCCCTTCACAGTCTTTCAGAAGTTATTCAGTCTCAAGCTCAGAGGAGGAAAACAGGTGTGGAGCTGCTGTTGCCTGCCTATCGCGGAAAATTTTGGCCGCAGGACCTGCTAACTGTGTGGGAACCTCAAAGGTGACACCTGTAATGGCCACTGGACAAGGCATTGAGGGTGCTCCTCGCCTTCAACGGAGCCGTGCTGTTTCAAGGGATCTTGTCAGGGACTGGAACTTCGACGAGATCGTTGTTGGGAACTAG